A section of the Verrucomicrobium sp. GAS474 genome encodes:
- a CDS encoding DUF6268 family outer membrane beta-barrel protein yields the protein MKTPTLSALALFTLVAAAPLLRAQSNLEDISTTPVPAAAEAAALDPEKEPSKKSQDSKGIAFLPPKSGIRQELSLDYGYAAGSDLKKSGASGSLQEQSSHFAYNLTVPLDAKWTTRFGIAESRIDFGRPGGSPLPQNLQTTTLSLGAQYKIDDHWAAFGAIAPRLSLIDGWDRINSQEVQFGGAVGAVYIVNRDLVFTMGLGINPGNEDLPVMPLVGVHWVFAKDWTLDLGIPRTALSYQILPKLKLIPVMVGFDGGTFHTSKTYGNAFGQPGLNDKKLQYTEVRVGSGASYAFLPNLSLDLTGGVIAYRKFDFKDGGYSPQADPAPYAQIGLKLGF from the coding sequence ATGAAGACGCCCACCCTCTCCGCGCTCGCCTTATTCACCCTCGTCGCCGCCGCGCCGCTCCTCCGCGCCCAGTCGAACCTCGAAGACATCTCGACGACGCCGGTTCCCGCCGCCGCCGAGGCCGCCGCGCTCGACCCGGAGAAAGAGCCGTCGAAGAAAAGCCAGGACAGCAAGGGGATCGCCTTCCTCCCCCCGAAGAGCGGGATCCGCCAGGAACTCTCCCTCGATTACGGCTACGCGGCCGGATCGGACCTGAAGAAATCGGGGGCGAGCGGCTCCCTCCAGGAACAGTCGAGCCACTTCGCCTATAACCTGACCGTCCCGCTCGATGCGAAATGGACGACCCGCTTCGGCATCGCCGAGAGCCGCATCGACTTCGGCCGCCCGGGCGGTTCCCCCCTCCCCCAGAATCTGCAGACGACGACACTGAGCCTCGGCGCGCAATACAAGATCGACGACCATTGGGCCGCCTTCGGCGCGATCGCCCCGCGCCTCAGCCTGATCGACGGCTGGGACCGGATCAACTCCCAGGAGGTCCAGTTCGGCGGGGCCGTCGGCGCGGTCTATATCGTGAACCGCGACCTCGTCTTCACGATGGGCCTCGGCATCAATCCGGGGAACGAGGATCTGCCGGTGATGCCCCTCGTCGGCGTCCATTGGGTCTTCGCGAAGGATTGGACCCTCGACCTCGGCATCCCCCGGACGGCCCTCAGCTACCAGATCCTCCCGAAGCTGAAGTTGATTCCCGTCATGGTCGGCTTCGACGGCGGGACGTTCCACACGAGCAAGACCTACGGCAATGCCTTCGGCCAGCCCGGACTGAACGACAAGAAGCTCCAATACACCGAGGTCCGCGTCGGCAGCGGGGCGAGCTATGCGTTCCTGCCGAACCTGAGCCTCGATCTGACCGGGGGCGTGATCGCCTACCGGAAGTTTGATTTCAAGGACGGCGGGTATAGCCCCCAGGCCGATCCGGCGCCTTACGCGCAGATCGGGTTGAAGCTCGGGTTCTAA
- a CDS encoding diacylglycerol kinase family protein produces MLKFLQGFVHALRGGFTLLRTQRHARIHAVATVVVIALAASMWPGLERWEWAALALAVGLVWTAEALNTAVEFLADRVTRDEDPLIKKAKDVAAFGVLAAALAAASIGGLVFLPHLF; encoded by the coding sequence ATGCTGAAATTCCTCCAAGGCTTCGTCCACGCGCTGCGCGGAGGCTTCACCCTCCTGCGGACCCAGCGCCACGCCCGCATCCATGCGGTGGCGACCGTCGTCGTGATCGCGCTCGCCGCCTCGATGTGGCCGGGGCTGGAACGGTGGGAATGGGCCGCCTTGGCGCTCGCCGTCGGCCTCGTCTGGACGGCCGAAGCCTTGAACACCGCCGTCGAGTTCCTCGCCGACCGCGTCACGCGGGACGAAGACCCGCTGATCAAGAAGGCGAAAGACGTCGCCGCCTTCGGCGTCCTGGCCGCCGCCCTAGCGGCAGCGAGCATTGGAGGCCTTGTCTTCCTCCCCCATCTATTTTAA
- a CDS encoding DUF2238 domain-containing protein, producing MKTHALTPFLLLLLLIPLGVWSWTAPYDRLTWWLEVFPAIVGLLVLVWTFPTFPLTKLVYCLIALHMAVLLVGGHYTYAREPFFESLKETFGWQRNHYDRLGHFVQGFVPALIAREILIRRGVVRSVGWLYFLVVCICFSISAAYELIEWATALAEGTKADDFLGTQGDPWDTQEDMFCALVGANVSLVFLSGLHNRQLLAMAPPRRLS from the coding sequence TTGAAAACCCACGCCCTCACGCCGTTCCTCCTACTCCTCCTCCTGATCCCGCTCGGCGTCTGGTCGTGGACCGCCCCGTACGACCGGCTGACCTGGTGGCTCGAGGTGTTCCCCGCGATCGTCGGCCTCCTCGTCCTCGTCTGGACGTTCCCGACCTTCCCGCTGACGAAGCTCGTCTATTGCCTCATCGCCCTCCACATGGCGGTCCTCCTCGTCGGCGGCCACTACACCTATGCGCGTGAGCCCTTCTTCGAGTCGCTGAAGGAGACCTTCGGCTGGCAGCGGAACCATTACGACCGCCTCGGCCACTTCGTCCAGGGCTTCGTCCCGGCGCTGATCGCGCGGGAGATCCTCATCCGCCGGGGCGTCGTGAGGTCGGTCGGCTGGCTCTACTTCCTCGTCGTCTGCATCTGCTTCTCGATCAGCGCGGCCTACGAGCTGATCGAGTGGGCGACGGCGCTCGCCGAGGGGACGAAGGCCGACGACTTCCTCGGCACCCAGGGCGATCCGTGGGACACGCAGGAAGACATGTTCTGCGCCCTCGTCGGGGCGAACGTCTCCCTCGTCTTCCTCTCCGGCCTCCACAACCGCCAACTGCTCGCCATGGCTCCGCCGCGACGGCTGTCGTGA
- a CDS encoding glycosyltransferase gives MKKAKPLKVAVWSVNYAPEEVGIGPHTTALCEALTGAGHEAWAVTTFSYYPSWRKRPEDAGRLYRTETIRGVRVLRCWHYVPARPSALKRIVHEATFVLASFVRQLFAPAPDVYFVISPPLLLGAAAWLLGLIRRRPFVFHVQDLQPDAARSLGMLPPGPLMRLLYGLEKIAYRKAALVGGISHGMLDVFRAKGVPAARTLFFPNTVALPPEGEIAAGGDGSFRRAHDIPEGTLLLVYSGNMGKKQGLAVLLEVAALLPDLDCAFVLCGDGAEAERLRAEVAALPPETAPVYVLPLQPEGMYRKMLLDADLCIVSEQSGVLACFLPSKLLSILALARPALLLAGAESEMVRLNEGGGFGLAVPSRDPAEIAAALRQIDANPNRLRSMGHAGRAFVSRYERGAVFPRIIGELEERFRRE, from the coding sequence ATGAAGAAAGCAAAACCGCTGAAGGTCGCCGTCTGGAGCGTCAACTACGCGCCCGAGGAGGTCGGCATCGGGCCGCACACCACCGCCCTCTGCGAGGCCCTGACCGGGGCGGGCCACGAGGCCTGGGCCGTCACCACCTTTTCCTATTACCCCTCGTGGCGGAAGCGTCCCGAAGACGCGGGCCGCCTCTACCGGACCGAGACGATCCGGGGCGTCCGCGTCCTCCGCTGCTGGCACTACGTCCCCGCCCGCCCTTCGGCGCTGAAGCGGATCGTCCACGAGGCGACCTTTGTCCTCGCCTCCTTCGTCCGGCAGCTCTTCGCCCCCGCTCCCGACGTCTACTTCGTCATCTCCCCGCCGCTCCTCCTCGGCGCGGCGGCATGGCTCCTCGGCCTCATCCGGCGGCGTCCCTTCGTCTTCCACGTCCAGGATCTCCAGCCCGACGCGGCGCGGAGCCTCGGCATGCTCCCCCCCGGCCCCCTCATGCGGCTCCTCTACGGGCTGGAGAAGATCGCCTACCGGAAGGCGGCCCTCGTCGGCGGGATCAGCCACGGGATGCTCGACGTCTTCCGCGCGAAGGGCGTCCCCGCCGCGCGGACTCTCTTCTTCCCGAACACCGTCGCCCTCCCGCCCGAGGGCGAGATCGCGGCGGGCGGCGACGGCTCCTTCCGCCGCGCCCACGACATCCCGGAGGGAACCCTCCTCCTCGTCTACTCCGGCAACATGGGGAAGAAGCAGGGCCTCGCCGTCCTCCTCGAGGTCGCCGCCCTCCTCCCCGACCTCGATTGCGCCTTCGTCCTCTGCGGCGACGGGGCCGAGGCCGAGCGGCTCCGCGCCGAGGTCGCCGCCCTCCCGCCGGAGACCGCCCCCGTCTACGTCCTCCCCCTCCAGCCCGAGGGGATGTACCGGAAGATGCTCCTCGACGCCGACCTCTGCATCGTCAGCGAGCAGAGCGGCGTCCTCGCCTGCTTCCTCCCCTCGAAGCTCCTCTCCATCCTCGCCCTCGCCCGCCCCGCCCTCCTCCTCGCCGGGGCCGAGAGCGAGATGGTGCGGCTGAACGAGGGCGGCGGCTTCGGCCTCGCCGTCCCCTCCCGCGATCCGGCCGAGATCGCCGCGGCGCTGAGGCAGATCGACGCGAACCCGAACCGCCTCCGCTCCATGGGCCACGCGGGCCGGGCCTTCGTCTCCCGCTACGAGCGGGGCGCCGTCTTCCCGAGGATCATCGGGGAACTCGAAGAACGGTTCCGCCGGGAGTAA
- a CDS encoding glycosyltransferase family 2 protein, protein MISTVILTKNEAQDLPACLESLCWCDDCHVLDSGSDDLTRAIADAAGAQVALHPFEGFGRQRNHALDALPFAHPWVLFLDADERTTPEFVATMKQAVAGAGGETAGFYCCPKLLLDGQWLRFSDSFPKWQFRLLRRGRARFVNYGHGQKETEVTGKIGFIREPYLHYGFSKGWETWRARHRRYAAEEAAERLAGFSRGVVSWRDLFRGRSLRNKALKPLVSRIPGWPLLRFLHAYLFSGGFLDGKAGFTYCLALARYEGWIVREMHALRKERR, encoded by the coding sequence ATGATCTCGACCGTCATCCTGACGAAGAACGAGGCGCAGGACCTGCCGGCCTGCCTGGAGAGCCTCTGCTGGTGCGACGACTGCCACGTCCTCGACTCGGGCAGCGACGACCTCACCCGGGCCATCGCCGACGCGGCGGGCGCGCAGGTCGCCCTCCATCCCTTTGAGGGATTCGGACGGCAGCGGAACCACGCCCTCGACGCCCTGCCGTTCGCCCATCCGTGGGTCCTCTTCCTCGACGCCGACGAGCGGACGACCCCGGAGTTCGTCGCGACGATGAAGCAGGCGGTCGCCGGGGCGGGCGGGGAAACGGCGGGATTCTACTGCTGCCCGAAGCTCCTCCTCGACGGCCAGTGGCTCCGGTTCAGTGACTCGTTTCCGAAGTGGCAGTTCCGCCTCCTCCGCCGGGGCCGCGCCCGCTTCGTGAACTACGGCCACGGACAGAAGGAGACCGAGGTGACCGGGAAAATCGGCTTCATCCGGGAGCCCTACCTTCACTACGGCTTCAGCAAGGGGTGGGAAACGTGGCGCGCCCGCCATCGGCGCTACGCCGCCGAGGAGGCCGCGGAACGGCTCGCCGGGTTCTCCCGCGGCGTCGTCTCGTGGCGCGATCTCTTCCGGGGCCGCTCCCTGCGGAACAAGGCGCTGAAGCCCCTCGTCAGCCGGATTCCGGGGTGGCCCCTCCTCCGCTTCCTCCACGCCTATCTCTTCTCCGGCGGCTTCCTCGACGGGAAGGCGGGCTTCACCTACTGTCTCGCGCTGGCGCGGTACGAGGGATGGATCGTCCGCGAGATGCACGCCCTGAGAAAGGAACGCCGATGA
- a CDS encoding DapH/DapD/GlmU-related protein yields MSANPARRTYETGSAYASPWTGRERVAMLLWHLAWTLLCGWTPKPLNPWRLLVARAFGARLTGVPFIHSRARIAVPWRLTMGDRACLGDGAQAYTLGEVTVEARATVAQEAFLCTGTHDFAKETLPLVTAPIRIGAGAFVGARAFVLPGVTIGAGAVIGACAVVTKDVPAGATAAGNPARLLKT; encoded by the coding sequence ATGAGCGCAAACCCCGCCCGCCGCACCTATGAAACCGGCAGTGCCTACGCCTCGCCCTGGACCGGGCGGGAGCGGGTCGCGATGCTGCTCTGGCACCTCGCCTGGACCCTCCTCTGCGGCTGGACGCCGAAGCCGCTCAACCCGTGGCGGCTCCTCGTCGCCCGTGCCTTCGGCGCGCGGCTGACCGGCGTTCCCTTCATCCATTCCCGCGCCCGGATCGCCGTGCCGTGGCGGCTGACGATGGGGGATCGCGCCTGCCTCGGCGACGGCGCGCAGGCCTACACCCTCGGCGAGGTGACCGTCGAGGCGCGGGCCACCGTCGCCCAGGAGGCCTTCCTCTGCACGGGGACCCATGATTTCGCCAAGGAAACGCTTCCCCTCGTCACCGCGCCGATCAGGATCGGCGCGGGGGCCTTCGTCGGGGCGCGGGCCTTCGTCCTCCCGGGGGTGACGATCGGGGCCGGGGCGGTGATCGGGGCCTGCGCGGTCGTCACGAAGGACGTCCCCGCCGGGGCGACGGCGGCGGGCAATCCGGCCCGCCTTCTCAAGACATGA
- a CDS encoding glycosyltransferase family 4 protein, with the protein MRITIAQGAFFPVPPVEGGAVERAWFGLGKAFAAAGHEVVHLSKADARFPVEESIGGVRHRRVPGFATPRSLFLLKALDLLYSLRLLRHLPEADILVTNTFWLPFLVRWRKRGALYVHVGRYPKGQLRLYRHAARWQTVSAPIGQAIRDQEPGRERLVSVIPYPLDEESFAGDAASPVPAREKVVLYVGRIHPEKGIGLLLDGWRRAALDRQGWRLRIVGPWKTGQGGGGEDYAHVLREKGVEGVEWVGPVFERAALAAAFRHASLFVYPSLAEQGETFGLAPLEAMAQGCPALVSHLDCFGDFIEEGVTGWRFDHRVGDPAGMLAAALQRIASDEAERQAVALRARARADDFRIERIARLYLADFERALTPPEVRS; encoded by the coding sequence ATGAGGATCACCATCGCCCAGGGGGCCTTCTTCCCCGTTCCCCCGGTCGAGGGCGGGGCGGTGGAGCGGGCGTGGTTCGGCCTCGGGAAGGCCTTTGCCGCGGCGGGCCACGAGGTCGTCCATCTCTCCAAGGCCGACGCCCGGTTCCCCGTGGAGGAATCGATCGGCGGCGTCCGCCACCGCCGCGTTCCCGGCTTCGCCACCCCGCGCTCCCTCTTCCTGCTGAAGGCCCTCGACCTGCTCTATTCCCTCCGCCTCCTCCGCCACCTTCCCGAGGCCGATATCCTGGTGACGAACACCTTTTGGCTCCCCTTCCTCGTCCGCTGGCGGAAGCGGGGGGCGCTCTACGTCCATGTCGGCCGCTATCCGAAGGGACAGCTCCGGCTCTACCGCCACGCCGCCCGGTGGCAGACCGTCTCCGCGCCGATCGGGCAGGCGATCCGCGACCAGGAACCGGGACGGGAGCGGCTCGTCTCGGTCATTCCCTACCCGCTCGACGAGGAGAGCTTCGCCGGGGACGCCGCGTCCCCGGTGCCCGCCCGGGAGAAAGTCGTCCTCTACGTCGGGCGGATCCATCCCGAGAAGGGAATCGGCCTCCTCCTCGACGGCTGGCGCCGCGCGGCCCTCGACCGCCAGGGCTGGCGGCTCCGCATCGTCGGCCCGTGGAAGACCGGGCAGGGCGGGGGAGGGGAGGACTACGCCCATGTGCTTCGGGAAAAGGGCGTCGAGGGCGTCGAGTGGGTCGGGCCGGTCTTCGAGCGGGCCGCGCTCGCCGCCGCCTTTCGCCACGCCTCCCTCTTTGTCTATCCCTCCCTCGCCGAGCAGGGGGAGACCTTCGGCCTCGCCCCGCTCGAGGCGATGGCCCAGGGCTGTCCCGCCCTGGTCTCCCACCTCGATTGCTTCGGCGATTTCATCGAGGAGGGGGTCACCGGCTGGCGCTTCGACCATCGCGTCGGCGACCCTGCCGGGATGCTCGCGGCGGCGCTCCAGCGGATCGCCTCCGACGAGGCCGAACGGCAGGCCGTCGCCCTCCGGGCGCGGGCGCGGGCCGACGACTTCCGGATCGAAAGGATCGCCCGTCTCTACCTCGCCGATTTTGAACGCGCCCTGACCCCGCCCGAGGTCAGGTCGTAA
- a CDS encoding glycosyltransferase — MKILRVIESVDPATGGPAEGVRQITPYLTRAGCRTTVLCFDAPDAAFPLIGEETVRLGGGFRLGPFRPALARWLRSEIGRFDCVIVHGLWQSASTVAAAADRAGVPFFVFPHGMLDPWFRKAYPLKHWKKQLYWTAFEHRALLRARAVLFTAATELALARETFHPWDLQSRARIVPYGIRPPASAAAHTDIDTEADPEAGARRLAARFPELEGKALLLFLARLHRKKGWDLALSALERMIGEGMGDVGGRPIHLLLAGPDEGGERTRIAAHLADLPEAVRRRVTLSGPLYGAEKQGALALADAFFLPSHQENFGIAVVEALAAGVPALISNRVNIDREIVADHAGFAEPDTAKGAFRLLSRWRTAGGTDAAFRERARACFEARFNLERNAPLFLEALRRLGVGTVAEQ; from the coding sequence ATGAAGATCCTCCGCGTCATCGAATCGGTCGACCCCGCCACGGGCGGCCCCGCGGAGGGCGTGCGGCAGATCACCCCCTATCTCACGCGCGCCGGGTGCCGGACGACGGTGCTTTGCTTCGACGCCCCGGACGCCGCCTTCCCTCTCATCGGGGAGGAGACGGTCCGCCTCGGCGGCGGGTTCCGCCTCGGCCCCTTCCGCCCCGCCCTGGCCCGCTGGCTCCGGAGCGAGATCGGCCGCTTCGACTGCGTCATCGTCCACGGCCTCTGGCAATCGGCCTCGACCGTCGCCGCCGCCGCCGACCGGGCGGGCGTCCCCTTCTTCGTCTTTCCCCACGGGATGCTCGACCCGTGGTTCCGCAAGGCCTATCCGCTGAAGCATTGGAAGAAGCAGCTCTACTGGACCGCCTTCGAGCATCGCGCCCTCCTCCGCGCCCGCGCCGTCCTCTTCACGGCGGCGACCGAGCTCGCCCTCGCCCGGGAGACCTTCCATCCGTGGGACCTCCAGAGCCGCGCCCGGATCGTCCCCTACGGCATCCGGCCTCCCGCGTCCGCCGCCGCCCATACCGATATCGATACCGAGGCCGACCCGGAGGCGGGAGCCCGCCGCCTGGCCGCCCGGTTCCCCGAGCTGGAGGGAAAGGCCCTCCTCCTCTTCCTCGCCCGGCTCCATCGGAAGAAGGGGTGGGATCTCGCCCTCTCCGCGCTGGAGCGGATGATCGGGGAGGGGATGGGCGACGTCGGCGGGCGGCCGATCCACCTCCTCCTCGCCGGTCCCGACGAGGGCGGGGAACGGACGCGGATCGCCGCCCACCTCGCCGACCTGCCCGAGGCGGTCCGCCGCCGCGTCACCCTGTCCGGGCCCCTCTACGGCGCGGAGAAGCAGGGAGCCCTCGCCCTCGCCGACGCCTTTTTCCTGCCCTCGCACCAGGAGAACTTCGGCATCGCCGTCGTCGAGGCGCTGGCGGCGGGCGTCCCCGCCCTGATCTCGAACCGGGTGAACATCGACCGCGAGATCGTCGCCGACCACGCCGGCTTCGCCGAGCCCGACACGGCGAAGGGGGCCTTCCGCCTCCTCTCCCGCTGGCGGACGGCGGGCGGGACCGACGCCGCGTTCCGCGAGCGGGCGCGCGCCTGCTTCGAGGCCCGCTTCAACCTGGAGCGGAACGCCCCGCTCTTCCTCGAAGCCCTCCGTCGCCTCGGCGTGGGAACGGTCGCGGAGCAATGA
- the asnB gene encoding asparagine synthase (glutamine-hydrolyzing), producing MAGPSPPPGRIGGRLGIGLGGGEGLMCGFLVDFRSMGKAEALDCAEIAHRGPDARGVWTSPDGTVWMGHVRLSILDLSPAGAQPMVGGSDGFWGKGALVFNGEIYNHQALRAELAAGYPDAGITWRGTSDTETLLVGLSLEGEAFVPRLRGMFAFVWHVPEERYLLAARDALGIKPLYYSRRPEGLAFASEVRPLKDRYGTPPSRGEFSAYLQWGACPETMILFPSVTALPPAHVLKAGPGAGVEIRRYWKPGRLPRVAEESENPVRRVRALLEKAVREHLLSDVPVASFLSSGLDSSLITALAARNSPKGLETFTVGFDAAAGSDETAMAAEFSAHCGARHHVVRLTKAETLQCVEEAVEKMDLPSVDAINMYIVCRAVRGFDLKVALSGLGADEIFGGYPSFRDAPLLSLLARVPRPLRHLAGLFSEPGRRLADLPDASMRTVSLFRRRFWTDHMLRLSGLPTRDFLPKEEAETQVPLRDAFAQVSWAESSGYMRNMLLRDADQMSMAVSIELRVPFLDLDLFDYVLSLPAHEKTRYDRTKGLLVEACRDLLPERFLTARKQGFSLPMREWMEGSLRPYVRRGLDEVVASDVGALPERFIHRLEADFAAGRLHWTRLWSLVVLGHYLKRNRVPSARDPFLARGHA from the coding sequence ATGGCAGGCCCATCCCCGCCCCCCGGCCGCATCGGAGGCCGGCTCGGCATCGGCCTTGGCGGAGGAGAGGGCCTGATGTGCGGCTTCCTCGTTGATTTCCGGAGCATGGGGAAGGCCGAGGCGCTCGACTGCGCCGAGATCGCCCATCGCGGCCCCGACGCGCGGGGCGTGTGGACCTCCCCCGACGGGACGGTCTGGATGGGCCACGTCCGCCTCTCGATCCTCGATCTCTCCCCCGCCGGGGCGCAGCCGATGGTCGGCGGGAGCGACGGTTTCTGGGGGAAGGGGGCGCTCGTCTTCAACGGCGAGATCTACAACCATCAGGCCCTGCGCGCGGAACTGGCGGCGGGCTATCCCGACGCCGGGATCACGTGGCGCGGCACCTCCGACACGGAGACCCTCCTCGTCGGCCTCTCGCTCGAGGGGGAGGCCTTCGTCCCCCGGCTGCGCGGGATGTTCGCCTTCGTCTGGCACGTGCCGGAGGAGCGCTACCTCCTCGCGGCGCGGGACGCCCTCGGGATCAAGCCGCTCTATTATTCCCGCCGCCCGGAGGGCCTCGCCTTCGCCTCCGAGGTCCGCCCGCTCAAGGACCGCTACGGCACCCCGCCCTCCCGGGGGGAGTTCTCCGCCTACCTCCAATGGGGGGCCTGCCCCGAGACGATGATCCTCTTCCCCTCGGTGACGGCGCTGCCGCCCGCCCACGTGCTGAAAGCCGGTCCCGGGGCCGGGGTGGAGATCCGCCGCTACTGGAAGCCGGGCCGCCTGCCGCGCGTGGCGGAGGAATCGGAGAACCCCGTGCGGCGGGTCCGCGCCCTCCTCGAAAAGGCGGTCCGCGAGCACCTCCTCTCCGACGTCCCCGTCGCCAGCTTCCTGAGCAGCGGCCTCGACTCGAGCCTCATCACCGCCCTCGCCGCGCGGAACTCCCCGAAGGGGCTGGAGACCTTCACCGTCGGCTTCGACGCTGCGGCGGGGAGCGACGAGACCGCGATGGCGGCGGAGTTCTCCGCCCATTGCGGCGCCCGGCACCACGTGGTCCGGCTCACGAAGGCCGAGACCCTTCAGTGCGTCGAGGAGGCGGTCGAGAAAATGGACCTTCCCTCGGTCGACGCGATTAACATGTACATCGTCTGCCGGGCCGTCCGGGGGTTCGACCTGAAGGTCGCCCTCTCCGGCCTCGGCGCCGACGAGATCTTCGGCGGCTATCCGAGTTTCCGGGACGCCCCGCTCCTCTCCCTCCTGGCGCGGGTCCCCCGGCCCCTGCGCCACCTCGCCGGGCTCTTTTCCGAGCCGGGCCGCCGCCTCGCCGACCTGCCCGATGCGTCGATGCGGACGGTCAGCCTCTTCCGCCGCCGCTTCTGGACCGACCACATGCTCCGCCTCTCCGGCCTGCCGACCCGCGACTTCCTGCCGAAGGAGGAGGCCGAGACCCAGGTGCCGCTGCGGGACGCCTTCGCGCAGGTGAGCTGGGCCGAGTCCTCCGGCTACATGCGGAACATGCTCCTGCGCGACGCCGACCAGATGAGCATGGCGGTCTCGATCGAGCTGCGGGTCCCCTTCCTCGACCTCGACCTCTTCGATTACGTCCTCTCCCTCCCGGCCCACGAGAAGACCCGCTACGACCGCACGAAGGGCCTCCTCGTCGAGGCCTGCCGCGACCTCCTGCCGGAGCGTTTCCTCACGGCCCGCAAGCAGGGCTTCTCCCTCCCCATGCGGGAGTGGATGGAGGGGTCGCTCCGGCCCTACGTCCGCCGGGGCCTCGACGAGGTGGTGGCGAGCGACGTGGGGGCGCTCCCCGAGCGGTTCATCCACCGCCTCGAGGCCGACTTCGCGGCGGGGCGGCTCCACTGGACGCGGCTCTGGTCGCTCGTCGTCCTCGGCCATTACCTGAAACGGAACCGGGTCCCCTCGGCGCGGGACCCCTTCCTGGCCCGCGGCCACGCCTGA
- a CDS encoding glycosyltransferase family 1 protein has product MTIVLVGNYAPDQQESMRRFGLALKAGYARHRIEVVEMTPGPLFRRGSWAESRFGKWLGYVDKYMIFPWRLRARLDALKREGKEVVLHICDHSNAIYLLFTHQVPSLVTCHDVLAITAAMGDYPLRPTQWSGRILQRAILAGLNRADHVVCVSQRTASSLRTLSLLGWDQISVIYGGWIHECAPASAEDCRSVRERYGLPERYLLHIGGNAWYKNRPGVIDIYAALLRRRPDAPPLVLAGKVPDAGMNEALQRNRDVFGPGGKDRPERIIYVTDFPDEILSALYTGAEALLFPSLEEGFGVPLTEALACGCPIVTSNRPPMSTVTGGNALLGNPDDFVEMAGLLEVLLDEPPEARRQRIAAGLDYFRHSLDGTGSVELYFELCRRLLHGWQAHPRPPAASEAGSASALAEERA; this is encoded by the coding sequence ATGACGATCGTCCTCGTCGGGAACTATGCGCCGGACCAGCAGGAGAGCATGCGGCGGTTCGGGCTGGCGTTGAAGGCGGGATATGCGCGGCACCGGATCGAGGTCGTCGAGATGACGCCCGGCCCCCTCTTCCGCCGGGGATCGTGGGCCGAGAGCCGCTTCGGAAAGTGGCTCGGGTATGTCGACAAGTACATGATCTTCCCCTGGCGCCTCCGCGCCCGCCTCGACGCGCTGAAGCGGGAGGGGAAGGAGGTGGTCCTCCACATCTGCGACCATTCCAACGCGATCTACCTCCTCTTCACCCACCAGGTCCCCTCCCTGGTGACCTGCCACGACGTCCTCGCCATCACGGCGGCGATGGGCGACTACCCCCTCCGTCCGACGCAGTGGAGCGGGCGGATCCTCCAACGGGCGATCCTCGCCGGGTTGAACCGGGCCGATCACGTCGTCTGCGTTTCCCAGCGGACGGCCTCCTCCCTCCGGACCCTTTCCCTCCTCGGCTGGGACCAGATCTCGGTCATCTACGGGGGGTGGATCCACGAATGCGCGCCCGCCTCGGCGGAGGACTGCCGGTCGGTCCGGGAGCGGTACGGGCTGCCCGAACGCTACCTCCTCCACATCGGCGGCAACGCCTGGTACAAGAACCGCCCCGGCGTCATCGACATCTACGCCGCCCTCCTCCGTCGCCGCCCCGACGCGCCCCCGCTGGTCCTCGCGGGGAAGGTTCCCGACGCGGGGATGAACGAGGCTTTGCAGCGGAACCGGGACGTCTTCGGTCCAGGCGGCAAGGATCGTCCCGAGCGGATCATCTACGTGACCGATTTCCCCGACGAGATCCTCTCCGCCCTCTACACCGGGGCCGAGGCCCTTCTCTTCCCCTCGCTGGAAGAGGGCTTCGGCGTTCCGCTGACCGAGGCCCTCGCCTGCGGCTGTCCCATCGTCACCTCGAATCGCCCGCCGATGAGCACCGTGACCGGCGGGAACGCCCTGCTCGGCAATCCCGACGATTTCGTCGAGATGGCGGGCCTGCTCGAGGTCCTCCTCGACGAGCCGCCCGAGGCGCGGCGGCAGCGGATCGCCGCCGGGCTCGATTATTTCCGGCACTCCCTCGACGGGACCGGATCGGTCGAACTTTATTTCGAGCTGTGCCGGCGGCTGCTCCACGGATGGCAGGCCCATCCCCGCCCCCCGGCCGCATCGGAGGCCGGCTCGGCATCGGCCTTGGCGGAGGAGAGGGCCTGA